The DNA sequence GGAAGCCGTCATGTAGATGACGATATTGACGGTGAGATGATGGTGTTTGGGTGGATTGCTGGCGAGGTGCTGTCACGCGCACTGAGTAGCCGTGAGTGGCTTAGAAGTAGGGAAGCGTTCATCAAGTCATTGTTCAGCCAGCGTCGGTACGTTATCGATGaccttgtgattggtgaTTTTGGTGGTAAATGCATAGGAAGAGCAGGTGAAAGTGGGGCGGCGTGCAAATGTAATCAAGGTGGAAATGTTGTTTACATGAAAGAGATGGTAGAGGACTACCGGCTGCAACCCGTGAATGGGGGGAAAATGCTACTAAACGCTGCCAAATGTCAGAGAAGAATATTACAACTGTATGCCCCATTGAATGGTATAATGTTTCGATTGGAAGACAATCCATTGGCGCAGCGGATTACAGAGGAATATCGCGATGGCGCCTCCCCCGCTGTTGGAAAGGGCCAATTGGGTCAAGGTGatcgcttctttttgcatGAACTGAATTCGACATCGAGTGCGACAAAGCACAACATGTTAGAGGAGGTTAAAGAGCGTGTTGTGACGGCCGTGTtcggtgttgtggatgacGCGCTACTGTCGATGACAGATATGACATTTATTGATCCCATTCCTCTCAGTCCCAGGTTGAAACACCCCGGAAGGAATGTGTTGCATTTGTCTCCAACAATTGAGCAGCAGATTTTTGTAATGGTGGAGCGTGTTGTGGTTCCGAATTCCTGGGGGAGTGTGCATGCAATTGTTCGCAGTAGTGATGCACGTGGAATAAAATCTGTTCTTCGAAAGACTTTTTGGGCACTTGGTGGGTCGCTGGGTGCTTTCGACGAAGTTACCGACGGTGAAAGTGTGAAGAGTTTGTTACCGCATAGCGGCTTCGTTCTCGTTATTGGTCTAACTGAAGCTGATATTACTGCAATTGCTGAGCATCTTGACAATCACAGGGaagtgcgtgtatttgtgttattCTTCGATGTGGCACTGCTGTACAGTGAGTTTGTGAAGGTATTCAAAAAGCATCCGCAAGCTGCCGAGCGGTTACTATTCGCAACAAGCCTACCACACTGGGCAGACAACAATACGACATCCGAGACGGTTCAGGGATTTCAAGACGACGTGGGTAATGAGAGTAAATGGACTCCACTGGCGCTGCTTGGGTACGTCACTGCCCGCGCTGTGAGCACTGTGCTGCCACGCGCGGGGTATTTGTCCCCAGAAATCCTTGCCAATGCCATATACACGCAGTCGGTCATAGTTGTAGATGGCATCCGCTTCCGAACGTTCAGTGCTACAGAGTGTCAAGCAGATAGTGGGTTTGCAGCTAAAGGGTGTGCTATAAATTACGGTGCGACAAGGATTTCGGTGTGGTCCATGGCTCGTGTGTTGAACCCTTCCGTACCACCTGTCACCAAGGCAGCAACGCCATCGATGCAGTACACCCACCCCAACAATGGGCTTTCGGCCAGGAAGCTTGCCGGCATCATTGTCGGGTCTCTCTTTTTGGTGCTGCTCACGGTGCTGCTTGTAgtgttgctttccttttttcgcCGCCACGCGCGCGATAACGAGAACGCACCGAAAGAATTGACAGACCCCGTAACGCTAATATTCACTGACATCGATAGCAGCACTGCGCAGTGGGCGGCACACCCCGAGCTTATGCCTGAtgccgttgcaacacatcaccgCATAATTCGCACATTGATTTCCAAGTATGGATGCTATGAAGTGAAGACTGTTGGAGATTCTTTTATGATTGCATGCAAGAGCCCTTTCGCTGCTACGCAATTAGCGTGTGACATGCAACGATGCTTTTTAGAACATGATTGGAAGACTGATGTGTTTGATACGTCTTATCGTGAGTTTGAGCGGCAGCGTGCGGAAGGCGATGGGGATTATGTTCCACCCACTGGCCACCTTGACCCTGATGTTTACAGTCGGTTGTGGAATGGACTGCGAGTGCGTGTTGGAATTCACACCgggttgtgtgatattcggCATGATGAAGTAACGAAAGGATATGACTACTACGGTCGTACATCGAATATGGCAGCACGGACTGGGAGTGTTGCTAACGGTGGGCAGGTGCTGCTGACACGTTCGACATACCTTGCGGTGACCGGTGGGGAGCGTGAGCAATTAAATGTGACTGCATTGGGTGATGTGCCATTGCGTGGTGTACCCAAACCTGTGGAGATGTACCAATTGAATGCGGTGCCCGAAAGGACATTTGCTGCGCTTCTCCTCGACTGTCAGATTATCGATGGCACTGACGAAGAGATGAGCACGTCCGCCAGCGACGTGGGTTCCGTTGCCGTTGAATTGCCTGAATCGGCTCAACACGTTGCCACTTCGTTAGAGACACTTCTCGGAACCTTCACACCCGCTCAGAGGCAGGCGCTGCTCATGTCTGTCTGCGAGCGCTGGCGCGTCACGTCGCCCCGGAAGGTCCACGAAGGCTGGGACAACTCCGTGTGTCATGATGTTATATGCCATATTGCAGCAAGGGTGGGTCACGTGGTTAACTTTGGGGCGAGGaacgccaccgccaccgctaGCTCCACTACACGGCAGTCTTCTCTTTGTTCGTATCGCTCGCTTGGTCTCTGCGGGTATGGTTCACATGGGCAGCCAAGCTCTACAAACCAAGAAAACACCAGAAGGGATGTGCCCCAACCTGCGGGGTCACCTCATGGAAGCCCCGAACCTTCGACAAGCTCCAGCAACAGTATCCACGTTTTACCCTTCAACCAATGCAAGGGCCCATTTTAATACGCAACTTGTCACTCCAAATGAGGCCTGGAGATTGTGCTTAACCTTGTATCACCTGTTTATCTATACCATCGTCATAAATtaacctatttttttttttgctttcaacACTCTTTTTCGTGTACACGGTTGGTCAAGTGATGTTTGTTAAACCCTCTCTTTTTGTGCGGTTATTTCTGTTTTAcagttgttttccttttttaaaatgacAAACGTCTCCCATTGCGCAGGTACACGTGTgaatatatacatgcatgtgtgtgtcgGCGTGTTGTTGTCCGTTTCTCCCCACCATCACCCTCGTCCCCGTGCGCCTGCTGTTGGAGTTTTTTCTCCATTCGGGTGTTGGCATATTTGAAATGGGGAGCTGGCAcgatttatttgtttcttactttatatatttcctaCATTGTCGTGCTTGTTCGTGTTGGACTTATCCTATCGTAACTCTGTTTGCACCACGCTTACAAGGCATTTTTTCTTATACTTCGACAGGGATAAGGTGGTAGCCAGTCTATAAAGAGACTGCAGCTATCCTTTcttgtaacaaaaaaaaaagaatttataCCACCATTGGGAAACGTAACCTACTCCCAAGTGTTTCTAGTAAGTTAGATCTGTCCCTCCCATTTGCTTAAATACGAATGTAGCGTTTGTTCTtggtatattttttttttgcttgcatcAGTCCTGGATGCACGTTGTCGAACAGGTTGTAGTATATAATATATGTACAAAAAGTacaacccccccccttcctcGGCTCGCACTGCGCTTTGgcactatttttttcctttttttagttgtcgttgttattgttctGTTTTGAATAACCCCTCCCTCGTGAAACCGTTTGTACATATGCTTCCCAATAAAAGTCGATGTGGCAGCGCCTTTGTCACAAGATGAATCACATCTCATGACGTCATGGACTGCGTTAAACTTCGTTAAGATAATAGTAACCTTTCGATGGACCTTCCGCTGCAAAAGCatatccttttcccttctgccCCTTCTTATGTTCTCAGGTAGCCAAAAAATGTGAGACAGGGAGTGAATACATGTGCTTCCGCTGTGTGCATGCGGGCCCATGCATGCAAACAGGTTTGTACACCTTGTGGGATCTGGTAACGAGAATAACCGGAAGATGCAGGAGGGGCACATCATGCGAATGGAGGTGTTGTTCTTTAGGGTTGACCACACTATTTTCAGTCCTTTTCTTGCTTGCACGGTTAGCTGTTCGAGAAAATTTTCGCACCAAATGCTGCGGGTGAACAGTGATAACAGGTTTCTACAATGCGGTGACGGATATTGACGGAACTTTTCACACCAAAGACCCCTGTCAATGCCCAACTCCACCTGCGGACGGTTACGGCGCCTAGAAagttggaaagaaaatgaagggtcGCCCAGCTGCTCTGCTACCCACCATCGTAGGGGCGACAATTTGTATTCAGGTAGAACGGCAGTGAGCCACGGAGGCACAACAAGGGTTTAGAAAAGAACTTTGATTTTGCGTGCGATGTTTGCCGGTTCCAATGTAATTGATCAGTGTTTAGGGTCATGTCCACCCCCATTCGCTAGTTGTGGACGGTAAAAAGATACATGTCGCTTAACTGGCAACGTCTCTTTTATGAGCAACATGCATCACAAAAGCCGCGCACAACCGAGCGCACTGTTCACCGACGTGCGAGGTACTCACTGTACCCATCGTTTACACTCTCACGAGCTACccgtaaaaaacaaaacgtttCACCGGAGTGTGATGCTGCCCAACGGCCATTTAGACACCGTAACCTGTCagtgccccccccccccgcggTACAAGCAATTAGGTCGTAGAACGGTCACCGGAGAGCACACGGAGTGGATTGTACACATATGCGCCTATCACTTCAAGCATGAATCGTTGGAGAGGTGGTACCACCGCAGAAACGAAAATGACCAACACACGTAAACACCACTGAGCATACATTGGGATGAGTGTCATCATCTCTCGGTCGGCAGAAAGCAGTCCATTGGGTGCGGGGGAGAGGAGTacaaggaaggggaaaaaaacaaaaagaataatcTGCAACCCGGAAATGTTGAATACAACACGCTCATCGGATGAAATAAGGGTTGAACCGCTTATACTACAAATATACCTTCAACAGTCAACACCGAAGAGCAGGGCCTCCAAGGTATTCTAAACAGTACATGCACTCCAATAATTATGTTCCGTCGAGGCATTTAACAATTCGCTTAGTACCACGAAAAAGTACACGGTGCCAACAGAAACGTTTAAGCCAAAACACGCGCAAACAACAGTGTTGGTACGCAATTTTCCCCTTAACATTATTACTTTCCCCCTACCTCATATTTTCTATATCCATCAAGTGTGTAACCACAAAGACACTTaaccaccaaaagaaaatgaccaGCATCAATGCCCAACCACCCAACTCAGCCACTTATTCTCAGGATGATCATGGCAGCGCAGAAGTTGTGAACCTAAATGCTGAGGTGGAACGCCCACAGCCAGAGGAACGGAAAGATGGTGGTGGTTGCTTTGCCAGGGTGAGTCTATTTATGGCAACTATCATCCCACCGGGAGGTATCGCCGCAAGTGCCTTCAACATTGCATCTTCAACCATTGGTGCCGGCATTGTAGGCTTGCCTTCTGCCGCCAACAGCAGTGGGCTTGTGATGGCGATGATTTatcttattatcattacgGCAATGTCTGTGTTTACAATGCACAATCTCGCAGTGGTTGCTGATAAATCAAGTGCTCGCACGTTCGAGGAAATAACAGGCAAGTTGCTTGGGCGTGGAGCTTCATATTGTCTCGCTGGAGTTCGTGCTTTCCATGGCTTCAGTGGATGTGTGGCATATGTGATTTCTGTGGGTGATATCCTGAGTGCTACCTTAAAGGGTACCAATGCTCCGGATTTCCTGAAGCAGAAGTCAGGCAACCACCTGCTGACATCCCTCATGTGGTTATGCTTCATGCTTCCACTTGTAATACCTCGGCACATTGACTCCCTACGTCACGTTTCAACCATTGCCGTCAGTTTCATTATCTACCTCGTCATCGTTATTGTAGTGCACTCATGCATGAATGGGTTACCGGAAAATATCAAGAACGTCAGTGTGGGAAAGGATGACAATGCTGAGATTATATTGTTTAACAGTGGGAACAGAGCCATCGAAGGTCTTGGAGTATTCATGTTCGCTTATGTGTGCCAAGTCGTCGCAGTGGAGATATACATGGACATGACAGACCGTTCTCCGCGAAGATTTGTCCTTGCATCTGCAATTGCATTGGGTATCTGCTTCGCATTGTACGTAATGACAGCCTTCTTTGGTTACATGGACTTTGGTCGTGCTGTTACTGGCTCTGTGCTTCTGATGTATGACCCAGTGAATGAACCTGCAATTATGGTCGGTTTCGTTGGTGTGCTCGTCAAGCTATGTGCGTCATATGCATTGCTTGGAATGGCTTGTCGCAACGGCTTGTACAGCATCGTGGGATGGGATGCCGACAAGGTTGCCTTCTGGAAGCACTGCATTGCCGTTGTTACTCTCTCTGTCGTCATGTTGTTGTGTGGCCTATTCATCCCGAATATCAACACAGTTCTTGGGTTCGCTGGTTCCATCTCTGGTGGATCGCTGGGTTTCCTATTTCCCGCCTTATTGGTGATGTATTCCGGTGGCTTTACGTGGCAGAAGGTGGGTCCGTTTTATTATCTTACTACATACGCTGTATTACTTACAGGTGTTATTGCCATTGTATTTGGTACGGGAGCGACCATCTGGGGAACTGCGACTGGTTAATTGGTTTATGTGTAGCATATCGGAATGTATCGTTTTAACGGGTTTATCGAGGCATGAACAGTACTATAAGTGCTGTAAAATAATATTATCATCACTATTATAGCAATGACACTGAGCGTAAACGTTACTAATAACACGGAAGTGAATGACTAGGCGACTTCTCTTTCCGCTTCACTACTCAAAAATATAACAacacatattttgtttttctgctgtttctgACAGTATAGTCCCCAACCCCAACTGAATCGCTTCAACCCAGGTCGGttgatgttttttccctAGTTGGCAACGCGCTCCAACATATCTTCACTTAGTCTATGCGTGGCATCTGTAGAGTGGCTGAAACGCCTCATTGAACATCGAAATATAATAATTCTTTCGTAACTTCAATTATCTGCAAAGTGCCACAATAACTACACAGCAATAAGGGCGTCTCGATCCATCATAAAAATGGGTATTATATGCCAATACCCTCAATGGCAAcaatcaaagaaaataacatatCGATGACGAACCGATTCCTCCCCGTCTGCATTGTGCCGGTGCCTCCTTCAACTCTACTTTATATAATCTTCTTCCCCTATCCTTTACCCCTTGTTTCTGGTCTCCAAAAGTATGCGAAAgtacacaaataaaatagacTGGTGTCGCAGCTATCCTGGCACAACTATTATGCTTGAGTGCACAGGCTGAGAGATAATTTTGACAAATGACTTTAGGTTTCACATGTGTAAGCAGTGGCAGTATCAGATTTGCTAACACAGTGGAGCATGAGCATGCAAGTGATTCCAATAATGTAGATCACGCGGAAAGGCTAATTGCTCTGTTATTAACTGCATTTGGTAATTGTACTAGCACCATTATGTGCTCGGAGTGAGCGTTCCATAGTACTATGGCTGTGGCAAGTTTCAGAGTGTGGGATGAGTTAACAACGATGCCAAGAACGCTGGCCGCTATTCCCTAAGATGCGTCTGCACTGCCACCGTAGCAAGTAACGTCTCTAGGCAGTTAACccttatgtgtatgtgtaacACTCCGATGCTACTTCTCCACTCGCTAAGCCGTTTTGTTCCCCTCAACATTCTTACTTTCCCCTTACCTCATATTTTCTATATCCATCAAGTGTGTAACCACAAAGACACTTaaccaccaaaagaaaatgatcaGCATCAATGCCCAACCACCCAACTCAGCCACTTATCCTCGGGATGATCATGGCAGCGCAGAAGCTGGGCAAGCGAATGCTGAGGTGGAACGCccacagacaaaaaaacagaaagatgGTGGTGGTTGCTTTGCCAGGGTGAGTCTATTTATGGCAACTATCATCCCACCGGGAGGTATCGCCGCAAGTGCCTTCAACATCGGATCAACTACCATTGGTGCCGGCATTTTTGGCTTGCCAGCAGCCGCCAACAGCAGTGGGCTTGTGATGGCGATGATTTatcttattatcattaccgCCATGACTATTTTCTCCATATATGCTCTTGGTGTCGCCGCTGAAAGAACAAACATTCGTACATACGAAGGAGTTGCCCGTGCACTACTGGGTCCATGGGGTGCATTTTGCACTGCTGCAGCCCGtactttcttctgctttaGTGCGTGTGTGGCATATGTGATTTCTGTGGGTGATATCCTGAGTGCTACCTTAAAGGGTACCAATGCCCCTGATTTCCTGAAGCAGAAGTCAGGCAACCGGCTATTGACATCCCTCATGTGGTTATGCTTCATGCTTCCACTTGTAATACCTCGGCACATTGACTCCCTACGTTATGTTTCAACCATCGCATTCAGCCTCATGATATATGTTGTGGTTGTAGTGGTGGTGCACTCATGCATGAATGGGTTACCGGAAAATATCAAGAACGTCAGTGTGGGAAAGGATGACAATGCTGAGATTATATTGTTTAACAGTGGGAACAGAGCCATCGAAGGTCTTGGGGTGTTCATCTTTTCCTATCTTTTTCATATTACCGCGTATGAGGTCTATATGGACATGACAAACCGTTCGGTGGGTAAGTTCGTTCTGGTTGTCACCATTGCGATGGGTATGTGTCTTCCCATTTATGCACTGACAGCCTTCTTTGGTTACATGGATTTTGGTCGCAACGTTACCGGCTCTGTGCTCCTACAGTACGACCCTGTGAACTACCCAGCGATTATGGTCGGTTTCGTTGGTGTGCTCGTCAAGCTATGCGTATCGTATGCACTTTTGGGATTGGCTTGCCGCAATGCGCTGTATGATGTCATCGGGTGGGACTTCAGAGAGGTTGCTTTCTGGAAGCATTGCATTGCCGTCGTTACTCTCTCTGTCGTCATGTTGCTGTGTGGCTTATTCATCCCCAAAATCACAACCGTATTCGGATTCGCTGGTTCCATCTCTGGTGGATTGTTGGGTTTCATTCTTCCTGCGCTATTCTTCATGTATTCTGGTGGCTTTACGTGGCAAAAGGTTGGTCCCTTTTATTACATTTCCACTTATGTTCTACTGATCACAGGTGTTATCGCAGCCGTATTTGGCACAGGTGCTACCATTTGGGCAGTTACTGTGGGATGATTAGCGTAGGTTCTGCGCACAGGAATGCATTCTACAGCAAGAGGCCAGTCGCACATGTGAATTGTTACCCGAAAACGGCAGGTTAGAAATGTGATACCTGTGTAATGCAGGAGTAAAAGTGTGCTTAAGTGTttaaaaaacgaagaaaattaattTAACGTTTCTCTCACCGACAAATCGTATACCTTCTCTCATTTATCCGTTCCAACACGTATTTCAAACACGGTTCCCCTCTCCAAAacgttattttattttgtcaattatttcctttgttcGTGTCGACACGAGTGTTTCTCCATTTAGGAAGGGAATTTCAAGTGCGAAGAGGGGACATTGTGTtatatttactttctttccatccttcgtacactattttttctttgtaacgCCCTCCCTATCcgtattattttatttttttaatggttGTGCGTGAAGTACAACTGCTTAACGAAAAGCGCTTGTAGGGCCGGTGGGTAATTATTTTCTACATATTTTGTTGTATGCTCCCTAATATACTACAGAAACATTAGCAGCTGCCCACAAAGGTAGTTGTTGTAAGCTTCTGTCGCATAGTATCTCTTTcgtctctttcttcttgcttaAGATGTACATAAAGGATTCTTGATACATGCTACCACGTTGTGCAAACCAAATAACACTAATGGAACAGGGGCACTATCAGATTTGCTAACACAGTGGAGCATGAGCATGCAAGTGATTCCAATGATGCAGATCACGCGGAAAGGCTAATTGCTCTGTTATTAACTGCATTTGGTAATTGTACTAGCACCATTATGTGCTCGGAGTGAGCGTTCCATAGTACTATGGCTGTGGCAAGTTTCAGAGTGTGGGATGAGTTAACAACGATGCCAAGAACGCTGGCCGCTATTCCCTAAGATGCGTCTGCACTGCCACCGTAGCAAGTAACGTCTCTAGGCAGTTAACccttatgtgtatgtgtaacACTCCGATGCTACTTCTCCACTCGCTAAGCCGTTTTGTTCCCCTTAACATTATTACTTTCCCCCTACCTCATATTTTCTATATCCATCAAGTGTATAACCACAAAGACACTTaaccaccaaaagaaaatgaccaGCATCAATGCCCAACCACCCAACTCAGCCACTTATCCTCAGGATGATCATGGCAGCGCAGAAGTTGTGAACCTAAATGCTGAGGTGGAACGCCCACAGCCAGAGGAACAGAAAGATGGTGGTGGTTGCTTTGCCAGGGTGAGTCTATTTATGGCAACTATCATCCCACCGGGAGGTATCGCCGCAAGTGCCTTCAACATCGGATCAACTACCGTCGGTGCCGGCATTTTTGGCTTGCCAGCAGCCGCCAACAGCAGTGGGCTTGTGATGGCGATGATTTatcttattatcattaccgCCATGACTATTTTCTCCATATATGCTCTTGGTGTCGCCGCTGAAAGAACAAACATTCGTACATACGAAGGAGTTGCCCGTGCACTACTGGGTCCATGGGGTGCATATTACACCGCTGCAACCCGCGCCTTCTTCAGTTTCAGTGCATGTGTGGCATATGTGATTTCTGTGGGTGATATCCTGAGTGCTACCTTAAAGGGTACCAATGCCCCTGATTTCCTGAAGCAGAAGTCAGGCAACCGGCTATTGACATCCCTCATGTGGTTATGCTTCATGCTTCCACTTGTAATACCTCGGCACATTGACTCCCTACGTCACGTTTCAACCATCGCGTTCATCCTCATGATTTACATGGTGCTTGTAGTGGTGGTGCATTCATGCATGAATGGGTTACCGGAAAATATCAAGAACGTCAGTGTGGGAAAGGATGACAATGCTGAGATTATACTGTTTAACAGTGGGAACAGAGCCATCGAAGGTCTTGGAGTGTTCATCTTTTCCTATCTTTTTCAGATTACCGCGTATGAGGTCTATATGGACATGACAAACCGTTCGGTGGGTAAGTTCGTTCTGGTTGTCACCATTGCGATGGGTATGTGTCTTCCCATGTATGCACTGACAGCCTTCTTTGGTTACATGGATTTTGGTCGCAACGTTACCGGCTCTGTGCTCCTACAGTACGACCCTGTGAACTACCCAGCAGTTATGGTCGGTTTCGTTGGTGTGCTCGTGATGTTGTTCGTATCGTATGCACTTTTGGGATTGGCTTGCCGCAATGCGCTGTATGATGTCATCGGGTGGGACTTCAGAGAGGTTGCTTTCTGGAAGCATTGCATTGCCGTCGTTACTCTCTCTATCGTCATGTTGCTGTGTGGCTTATTCATCCCCAAAATCACAACTGTGCTGGGATTCGCTGGTTCTTTCTGTGGTGGGTCGCTGGGTTTCATTCTTCCTGCGCTATTCTTCATGTATTCTGGTGGCTTTACGTGGCAAAAGGTTGGTCCCTTTTATTACATTTCCACTTATGTTCTACTGATCACAGGTGTTATCGCAGCCGTATTTGGCACAGGTGCTACCATTTGGGCAGTTACTGTGGGATGATTAGCGTAGGTTCTGCGCACAGGAATGCATTCTACAGCAAGAGGCCAGTCGCACATGTGAATTGTTACCCGAAAACGGCAGGTTAGAAATGTGATACCTGTGTAATGCAGGAATAAAAGTGTGCTTAAGTGTttaaaaaacgaagaaaattaattTAACGTTTCTCTCACCGACAAATCGTATACCTTCTCTCATTTATCCGTTCCAACACGTATTTCAAGCGCGGTTCCCCTCTCCAAAacgttattttattttgtcaattatttcctttgttcGTGTCGATACGAATGTTTCTCCATTTAGGAAAGGAATGTAAGACGCAAACGGGGGTTATTGTGGTAGAattggtttcttttcgtcttttaccttttttttgtattttttattgtCTGCTCAACAGCAATGCTTGAAGTACAACTGCTTAACGAAAAGCGCCTGTAGGGCCGGTGGGTAATTATTTTCTACATATTTTGTTGTATGCTACTTAATATGCGACAGAAACATTAACAGCAGCTCGCAAAGGTAGTTGTTGTAAGCTTCTGTCGCATAGTAtctctttcatcttttccttcttccttaagATGTACATAAAGGATTCTTGATACATGCTACCACGTTGTGCAAACCAAATAACACTAATGAACCAAAGCAGTGGCTACTATTTTTCAATACTAAATCGATTCCTCCCCGTCTGCATTGTGCCGGTGCCTCCTTCAACTCTACTTTATATAATCTTCTTCCCCTATCCTTTACCCCTTGTTTCTGGTCTCCAAAAGTATGCGAAAgtacacaaataaaatagacTGGTGTCGCAGCCATCCTGGCACAACTATTATCCTTGAGTGCACAGGCTGAGAGATAATTTTGACAAATGACTTTAGGTTTCACATGTGTAAGCAGTGGCAGTATCAGATTTGCTAACACAGTGGAGCATGAGCATGCAAGTGATTCCAATAATGTAGATCACGCGGAAAGGCTAATTGCTCTGTTATTAACTGCATTTGGTAATTGTACTAGCACCATTATGTGCTCGGAGTGAGCGTTCCATAGTACTATGGCTGTGGCAAGTTTCAGAGTGTGGGATGAGTTAACAACGATGCCAAGAACGCTGGCCGCTATTCCCTAAGATGCGTCTGCACTGCCACCGTAGCAAGTAACGTCTCTAGGCAGTTAACccttatgtgtatgtgtaacACTCCGATGCTACTTCTCCACTCGCTAAGCCGTTTTGTTCCCCTTAACATTATTACTTTCCCCCTACCTCATATTTTCTATATCCATCAAGTGTATAACCACAAAGACACTTaaccaccaaaagaaaatgaccaGCATCAATGCCCAACCACCCAACTCAGCCACTTATCCTCAGGATGATCATGGCAGCGCAGAAGTTGTGAACCTAAATGCTGAGGTGGAACGCCCACAGCCAGAGGAACAGAAAGATGGTGGTGGTTGCTTTGCCAGGGTGAGTTTATTTATGGCAACTATCATCCCACCGGGAGGTATCGCCGCAAGTGCCTTCAACATCGGATCAACTACCGTCGGTGCCGGCATTTTTGGCTTGCCAGCAGCCGCCAACAGCAGTGGGCTTGTGATGGCGATGATTTatcttattatcattaccgCCATGACTATTTTCTCCATATATGCTCTTGGTGTCGCCGCTGAAAGAACAAACATTCGTACATACGAAGGAGTTGCCCGTGCACTACTGGGTCCATGGGGTGCATATTACACCGCTGCAACCCGCGCCTTCTTCAGTTTCAGTGCATGTGTGGCATATGTGATTTCTGTGGGTGATATCCTGAGTGCTACCTTAAAGGGTACCAATGCCCCTGATTTCCTGAAGCAGAAGTCAGGCAACCGGCTATTGACATCCCTCATGTG is a window from the Trypanosoma brucei brucei TREU927 chromosome 8, complete sequence genome containing:
- a CDS encoding receptor-type adenylate cyclase GRESAG 4, putative, which encodes MGFRAGSMCARGQQRIGAPLLLCFLLLSGPWEGVEGKGNITVKVYSFLRNKHIAKRRLESVTAGFNASIQSRSSTLPQNVVLEIVTPPDDGVPLQKFLEEGLKKGKGELPIVLGPVGDRNTLSVTSYLHKEKIVAFSPITGSLLVRKWRQNLYYLTASPAAEVLALIRYAVSQLRLRRLGFMYLKGVSFGDKEYKMTVKAMSMMGRKLCGVFEIDGSTNGKLSNDDFLVVWNSFARTLPQGVIVFGSPIDETQKFVACVASDYRTRHAYLLLPSTLQFLVADTWSQTLDIAGRAYVPRQIILTGVTPLPTDTEYKAIRRFQEDIKKYMGKEFGNNTAQTKKGSRHVDDDIDGEMMVFGWIAGEVLSRALSSREWLRSREAFIKSLFSQRRYVIDDLVIGDFGGKCIGRAGESGAACKCNQGGNVVYMKEMVEDYRLQPVNGGKMLLNAAKCQRRILQLYAPLNGIMFRLEDNPLAQRITEEYRDGASPAVGKGQLGQGDRFFLHELNSTSSATKHNMLEEVKERVVTAVFGVVDDALLSMTDMTFIDPIPLSPRLKHPGRNVLHLSPTIEQQIFVMVERVVVPNSWGSVHAIVRSSDARGIKSVLRKTFWALGGSLGAFDEVTDGESVKSLLPHSGFVLVIGLTEADITAIAEHLDNHREVRVFVLFFDVALLYSEFVKVFKKHPQAAERLLFATSLPHWADNNTTSETVQGFQDDVGNESKWTPLALLGYVTARAVSTVLPRAGYLSPEILANAIYTQSVIVVDGIRFRTFSATECQADSGFAAKGCAINYGATRISVWSMARVLNPSVPPVTKAATPSMQYTHPNNGLSARKLAGIIVGSLFLVLLTVLLVVLLSFFRRHARDNENAPKELTDPVTLIFTDIDSSTAQWAAHPELMPDAVATHHRIIRTLISKYGCYEVKTVGDSFMIACKSPFAATQLACDMQRCFLEHDWKTDVFDTSYREFERQRAEGDGDYVPPTGHLDPDVYSRLWNGLRVRVGIHTGLCDIRHDEVTKGYDYYGRTSNMAARTGSVANGGQVLLTRSTYLAVTGGEREQLNVTALGDVPLRGVPKPVEMYQLNAVPERTFAALLLDCQIIDGTDEEMSTSASDVGSVAVELPESAQHVATSLETLLGTFTPAQRQALLMSVCERWRVTSPRKVHEGWDNSVCHDVICHIAARVGHVVNFGARNATATASSTTRQSSLCSYRSLGLCGYGSHGQPSSTNQENTRRDVPQPAGSPHGSPEPSTSSSNSIHVLPFNQCKGPF
- a CDS encoding amino acid transporter, putative (Part of a tandem. Number of repeated genes in array uncertain.), yielding MHSNNYVPSRHLTIRLVPRKSTRCQQKRLSQNTRKQQCWYAIFPLTLLLSPYLIFSISIKCVTTKTLNHQKKMTSINAQPPNSATYSQDDHGSAEVVNLNAEVERPQPEERKDGGGCFARVSLFMATIIPPGGIAASAFNIASSTIGAGIVGLPSAANSSGLVMAMIYLIIITAMSVFTMHNLAVVADKSSARTFEEITGKLLGRGASYCLAGVRAFHGFSGCVAYVISVGDILSATLKGTNAPDFLKQKSGNHLLTSLMWLCFMLPLVIPRHIDSLRHVSTIAVSFIIYLVIVIVVHSCMNGLPENIKNVSVGKDDNAEIILFNSGNRAIEGLGVFMFAYVCQVVAVEIYMDMTDRSPRRFVLASAIALGICFALYVMTAFFGYMDFGRAVTGSVLLMYDPVNEPAIMVGFVGVLVKLCASYALLGMACRNGLYSIVGWDADKVAFWKHCIAVVTLSVVMLLCGLFIPNINTVLGFAGSISGGSLGFLFPALLVMYSGGFTWQKVGPFYYLTTYAVLLTGVIAIVFGTGATIWGTATG
- a CDS encoding amino acid transporter 1, putative; this encodes MISINAQPPNSATYPRDDHGSAEAGQANAEVERPQTKKQKDGGGCFARVSLFMATIIPPGGIAASAFNIGSTTIGAGIFGLPAAANSSGLVMAMIYLIIITAMTIFSIYALGVAAERTNIRTYEGVARALLGPWGAFCTAAARTFFCFSACVAYVISVGDILSATLKGTNAPDFLKQKSGNRLLTSLMWLCFMLPLVIPRHIDSLRYVSTIAFSLMIYVVVVVVVHSCMNGLPENIKNVSVGKDDNAEIILFNSGNRAIEGLGVFIFSYLFHITAYEVYMDMTNRSVGKFVLVVTIAMGMCLPIYALTAFFGYMDFGRNVTGSVLLQYDPVNYPAIMVGFVGVLVKLCVSYALLGLACRNALYDVIGWDFREVAFWKHCIAVVTLSVVMLLCGLFIPKITTVFGFAGSISGGLLGFILPALFFMYSGGFTWQKVGPFYYISTYVLLITGVIAAVFGTGATIWAVTVG